The Heptranchias perlo isolate sHepPer1 chromosome 40, sHepPer1.hap1, whole genome shotgun sequence genome has a window encoding:
- the eif3d gene encoding eukaryotic translation initiation factor 3 subunit D: MARFLTPVIQDNPFGWGPCAVPEQFKDMPYQPFSKGDRLGKVADWTGATYQDKRYTNKYSSQFGGGSQYAYFHEEDETSFQLVDTARTQKTAYQRNRMRFAQQRNMRREKDRRQLLQFNMQTLPKSAKQKERDRLRLQKKFQKQFGVRQKWDQKSQLKPRDSSVEVRSDWEVKEEMDFPRLMKMRYMEVADPSDIECCGTLEYYDKAFDRITTRNEKPLKSIKRIFHTVTTTDDPVIRKLAKSQGNVFATDAILATLMCCTRSVYSWDIIVQRVGSKLFFDKRDHSDFDLLTVSETANEPPQDEGNSFNSPRNLAMEATYINHNFSQQCLKMVRKGASTEGIEKYKFANPNPFVEDDVDKNEVASVGYRYRRWKLGEDIDLIVRCEHDGVMTGANGEVSFINVKTLNEWDSRYCNGVDWRQKLDSQRGAVLATELKNNSYKLARWTCCALLAGSEYLKLGYVSRFHIKDSSRHVVLGTQQFKPNEFASQINLSMENAWGILRCVVDICMKLDEGKYLILKDPNKQVIRVYSLPDGTFSSEEDEDEDDDEDDEEEDGVQ; the protein is encoded by the exons ATGGCACGATTCCTGACTCCTGTGATCCAGGATAATCCGTTTGGATGGGGACCGTGTGCGGTCCCAGAACAGTTCAAGGACATGCCGTACCAGCCGTTCAGTAAAGGGGATCGCCTGGGGAAG GTTGCTGATTGGACGGGAGCAACGTATCAAGATAAGAGATACACCA ATAAGTACTCCTCCCAGTTCGGTGGCGGCAGTCAGTATGCCTACTTCCACGAGGAGGATGAGACCAGCTTCCAGCTCGTCGACACTGCCCGCACGCAGAAGACTGCGTACCAGAGGAACCGCATGAGATTCGCTCAG CAGAGAAACATGAGGCGGGAGAAGGACCGTCGTCAGCTGTTGCAATTTAACATGCAGACCCTTCCAAAAAGCGCCAAGCAGAAGGAGAG GGACCGCTTGCGTCTGCAGAAGAAATTTCAGAAGCAGTTTGGAGTACGACAGAAGTGGGACCAGAAATCTCAG CTGAAGCCAAGAGACTCTTCTGTTGAAGTGCGTAGTGACTGGGAGGTGAAAGAGGAGATGGACTTCCCTCGGCTGATGAAGATGAGATACATGGAAGTGGCTGATCCCAGTGACAT AGAATGCTGTGGCACGCTGGAGTACTATGACAAGGCTTTCGACCGCATTACAACACGGAACGAGAAACCACTGAAAAGCATCAAGCGGATTTTCCACACCGTCACCACCACTGACGATCCCGTCATTCGTAAG CTGGCCAAGTCTCAGGGAAATGTATTTGCGACGGATGCCATCTTGGCCACTCTGATGTGCTGCACCAGGTCCGTGTACTCCTGGGACATCATCGTCCAGCGGGTCGGATCCAAGCTCTTCTTCGACAAACGAGACCATTCTGACTTTG ACCTACTAACGGTCAGTGAAACTGCGAACGAGCCCCCTCAAGATGAAGGGAATTCTTTTAACTCTCCCCGTAACCTGGCCATGGAGGCCACTTACATCAACCACAACTTCTCCCAGCAGTGCCTGAAGATGGTGAGGAAAGGCGCTTCAACTGAA gGCATTGAGAAGTACAAGTTCGCAAATCCAAACCCTTTTGTGGAGGACGACGTAGACAAGAACGAGGTGGCGTCAGTGGGATACAG GTATCGGAGGTGGAAGCTGGGTGAAGACATTGATCTGATTGTGCGATGCGAGCACGATGGAGTTATGACTGGAGCGAATGGTGAAGTGTCTTTCATCAACGTCAAGACGCTGAATGAGTGGGACTCACGG TACTGTAATGGAGTGGACTGGCGTCAGAAGCTGGACTCGCAGAGGGGAGCTGTACTTGCCACGGAGCTGAAGAACAACAGCTACAAGCTAGCTCGATGGACCTGTTGTGCGTTGCTGGCCGGATCGGAATATCTCAAACTTGG GTACGTGTCCCGATTCCACATCAAGGACTCCTCTCGTCACGTGGTGCTGGGCACACAGCAGTTCAAGCCCAATGAGTTTGCCAGTCAGATTAACCTGAGCATGGAGAACGCGTGGGGGATCCTGCGCTGTGTCGTCGACATCTGCATGAAACTGGACGAGGGCAAATACCTCATTCTGAAAGACCCCAACAAG
- the LOC137305319 gene encoding protein FAM83F-like: protein MAGSQLKCLDDNHVNVKINDRKAEFYYCEDQRLALERLLTDGAADFNKLLNKQSVKEFISSKEAKKISKNWHKYEFEKKDTPKGKKEESEGSLTYWPAQSDTPIPELDLGWTDYVAYRGITRATVHMHPPKNDGPFIKEIVRGIIQQAWRMIALVMDDFTDRNIFEDLIDACYRRRLPVYIILDEGNLKYFLEMCRKMELNDLMIRHLRVRSIPGTGLYLTTGKVKGSLNQKFMIVDGEKVLSGSYSFTWSCSRLDRSTLTVFTGQILETFDTEFRELYGNSDKVNLHDQLNIKPGFQTKVTSDASSLIPFRSNELKRKFNNPMYLLVSEGIRRSSSDNNLAPADQGKVPESSLKIRGRRGSMKDSRKEDNSKGNQAVQEWLIKYDVRGLDEPEPLVDLIPMGEMPNHNKRFSGSFKFPLIGRNISKKLKAAPSADGDSHGSVGLGEGSSATRDPEDGAFRKSAKGKKKKSLDKSGKQPEEAGDRGEAGNPPDVNAGKGSNSFLERQISTTTTKSKKEKCVLS, encoded by the exons ATGGCGGGTTCCCAGCTGAAGTGTTTGGATGATAATCATGTTAATGTTAAAATTAATGATAGAAAAGCCGAATTCTATTACTGTGAAGATCAAAGGTTAGCCTTAGAACGACTGTTGACAGATGGTGCAGCCGACTTCAACAAGCTGCTGAACAAACAGAGTGTCAAGGAATTTATTTCCTCCAAAGAGGCTAAGAAGATTTCCAAGAATTGGCACAAGTACGAGTTTGAAAAGAAAGACACCCCCAAAGGTAAGAAAGAGGAGAGTGAGGGCTCCCTGACCTACTGGCCGGCACAGAGTGACACCCCAATACCTGAACTGGACCTGGGCTGGACAGATTATGTGGCCTATCGAGGGATCACCAGGGCCACAGTCCATATGCACCCTCCAAAGAACGACGGCCCCTTCATCAAGGAAATCGTGCGGGGGATTATCCAGCAGGCTTGGAGG aTGATTGCGTTGGTTATGGATGATTTCACCGACCGGAATATATTTGAGGATCTGATTGACGCCTGTTACAGGAGGAGACTCCCTGTTTATATCATCCTCGATGAAGGGAATCTGAAATACTTTCTGGAAATGTGCAGGAAAATGGAGCTGAACGATCTGATGATTCGT CATCTGCGAGTCCGTTCCATCCCTGGCACTGGACTCTATTTGACAACGGGCAAAGTTAAGGGCTCCTTAAACCAGAAGTTTATGATTGTGGATGGTGAGAAAGTCCTTTCTGGATCATACAG CTTCACATGGAGCTGTTCCCGGTTAGACCGCAGCACGCTGACAGTCTTCACCGGGCAGATTCTGGAGACGTTCGACACAGAATTCCGGGAATTGTACGGCAACTCGGACAAGGTTAACCTGCACGACCAGCTAAACATCAAGCCGGGTTTCCAGACCAAGGTGACGTCCGACGCCAGCAGCCTGATCCCATTCCGTTCCAACGAGCTGAAGAGGAAGTTTAATAACCCCATGTATCTCCTGGTGTCGGAGGGGATACGACGTTCCTCTTCAGACAACAACCTGGCCCCTGCGGACCAGGGGAAAGTGCCCGAGAGCAGCTTGAAGATCCGGGGGAGAAGGGGGTCCATGAAAGACAGCAGGAAGGAGGACAACAGCAAAGGGAACCAAGCCGTCCAGGAATGGCTGATCAAGTACGATGTCCGGGGTCTGGATGAACCGGAGCCGCTCGTAGATCTGATCCCAATGGGCGAGATGCCCAACCACAACAAACGGTTCAGCGGCTCGTTCAAGTTCCCGCTTATCGGCAGGAACATTTCGAAGAAGCTGAAGGCAGCGCCGTCTGCAGACGGTGATTCCCATGGCAGCGTGGGGCTGGGCGAGGGGAGCTCCGCCACGAGGGACCCGGAGGACGGGGCCTTCAGGAAAAGCGCGAAGGGGAAGAAGAAGAAAAGCTTAGACAAAAGTGGGAAACAGCCCGAGGAGGCGGGCGATCGCGGGGAGGCCGGAAACCCACCGGATGTGAACGCAG GGAAGGGCAGCAACTCGTTCCTGGAGAGACAGATCAGCACCACCACTACCAAGAGTAAGAAGGAGAAATGCGTGCTGTCGTGA
- the LOC137305483 gene encoding growth factor receptor-bound protein 2-like has product MEAVAKYEFNGAGEDELSFKKDDVLKVLSTEDDWYKAEIHGHEGFVPKNYIEIKVPSWFHGGIARGEAESILMRHDVGFFLIRASQSSKNEFSISVRHEMDVQHFKVLRDGKGHYFLWSEKFESLNKLVEYYKGSSISKTTQIYLRDCKQETKGGFGYPDPRMPDPRMPNPRMPDPRMPDPRMPDPRMPDPRMADPRMPDPRMPDPRMADPRMPDPRMPDPRMPDPRMPDPRMPDPRMAGSPGSSSMFGDSSSAFRKASNPQPSFNDMTPKFRQSCSPQPPFNEPPSVGRKSSDCLPVPKARRVRAMFDFIAEANDELGFKSGDIIEVLDSADPSWWKGCLWGRIGLFPSNYVASINR; this is encoded by the exons GTCCTGAGTACAGAGGATGATTGGTACAAGGCTGAGATTCACGGGCACGAGGGCTTCGTGCCAAAAAACTACATTGAAATTAAAGTACCCAG CTGGTTCCATGGTGGGATCGCGCGAGGCGAGGCGGAGTCCATTCTGATGAGGCACGACGTGGGATTCTTCCTTATCAGGGCCAGCCAGAGCTCCAAGAACGAGTTCTCCATCTCAGTCAG GCACGAGATGGACGTCCAGCATTTTAAGGTCCTGCGCGATGGCAAAGGTCACTACTTCCTGTGGTCGGAGAAGTTTGAGTCCCTGAACAAGCTGGTGGAATATTACAAGGGCAGCTCAATCTCCAAAACAACACAGATCTACCTGAGGGACTGCAAGCAGGAAACAAAG GGAGGCTTTGGTTATCCTGACCCTCGGATGCCGGACCCTCGAATGCCGAACCCTCGAATGCCGGACCCTCGGATGCCGGACCCTCGGATGCCGGACCCTCGGATGCCGGACCCTCGAATGGCTGACCCTCGGATGCCGGACCCTCGGATGCCGGACCCTCGAATGGCTGACCCTCGGATGCCGGACCCTCGGATGCCGGACCCTCGGATGCCTGACCCTCGGATGCCAGACCCTCGGATGCCGGACCCTCGAATGGCTGGCTCACCGGGCTCAAGCTCAATGTTTGGCGACTCCTCATCAGCGTTTCGAAAGGCCAGCAACCCACAGCCATCGTTCAATGACATGACGCCCAAATTCAGGCAGTCCTGCAGCCCACAGCCTCCTTTCAATGAGCCTCCATCAGTGGGTAGGAAATCCAGCGACTGCCTACCTGTGCCG AAGGCCAGGCGTGTTCGCGCCATGTTCGATTTCATCGCTGAAGCTAACGACGAGCTGGGGTTCAAGAGTGGTGACATCATCGAGGTCCTGGACAGCGCTGACCCGTCATGGTGGAAGGGGTGTTTATGGGGTCGAATCGGTTTGTTCCCGAGTAATTACGTCGCATCGATCAACCGGTGA